Proteins from one Fragaria vesca subsp. vesca linkage group LG6, FraVesHawaii_1.0, whole genome shotgun sequence genomic window:
- the LOC101303060 gene encoding uncharacterized protein LOC101303060 has protein sequence MALQDRDTLLRNLKDHLAIAQNRMKQQTYKNRIERHFEVNDRVFLKLHPYRQQSLVHRPSQKLARCFFGSFQVEAKIGKVAYKLFLPANCKLHLIFHVSLLKKRIGSGTPVATTLPQFDQHDLIEWKSERVLDVAVVTKRKRTITRWLVAWQGLPPEDATWEDAYSVVRKFLDFQA, from the coding sequence ATGGCTTTACAAGACAGAGATACCCTTTTGAGAAACCTCAAGGATCACTTGGCGATAGCCCAAAACCGCATGAAACAACAGACATACAAGAATAGGATTGAGCGCCACTTCGAGGTGAATGATAGGGTCTTCCTCAAACTTCATCCATACCGACAACAATCCTTGGTGCACAGACCTTCTCAGAAGCTTGCTCGCTGTTTCTTTGGGTCGTTTCAAGTCGAAGCCAAGATTGGCAAAGTGGCTTACAAGCTCTTTCTTCCTGCCAATTGTAAGCTCCACCTAATATTCCATGTTTCTTTGCTCAAGAAAAGGATTGGCAGTGGCACCCCTGTGGCTACTACTCTGCCTCAATTTGATCAACACGACCTCATTGAGTGGAAATCGGAACGTGTGTTGGACGTGGCAGTGGTCACCAAGCGCAAGCGGACTATCACAAGGTGGTTGGTGGCTTGGCAAGGTTTACCACCAGAAGATGCTACCTGGGAAGACGCTTACTCTGTGGTGCGCAAGTTTCTTGACTTTCAAGCTTGA
- the LOC101302779 gene encoding U-box domain-containing protein 6-like, with product MEELLLQNLVTGEAEAQIRAATQLGNLSSKQRHSLAERGVMLPLISMLHSQDFEANEAALLALLSLAFGSERNKRLILKSGALPAVLSLLQCRSEVLMELTITALMILSSCKANKLSIASSGAIEQIVDILSGDYANGTGMNTNKDTITISMQARLDAIATLHNLSTCHHIMPSLASSGVVFSLLQIIRFCEKPSQLVEKAIALLDDIVSSSQIPLKETASSCGAIGALVETLEEGSMESKEHAVRILLFICQSCRESYRGLILREGVMPGLLQLTVDGTWRAKTMAEELLLLLRDCSSYGPRNQQSRNEVIAQIMQEIDAEGEVVAGSTALRLLAKLKQQQPM from the exons ATGGAGGAACTTCTGCTCCAAAATCTAGTCACCGGCGAGGCAGAAGCGCAGATTCGGGCTGCTACTCAACTCGGTAACCTAAGCAGCAAGCAAAGGCACAGTTTGGCTGAGAGAGGTGTTATGCTTCCATTGATATCAATGCTTCATTCCCAAGACTTTGAAGCCAATGAAGCTGCTCTCTTAGCTTTGCTTAGTCTCGCCTTTGGTAGTGAAAG AAACAAGAGATTGATTTTGAAATCCGGGGCTTTACCGGCGGTGCTAAGCCTCCTTCAATGTCGAAGCGAAGTGTTGATGGAGCTCACAATAACAGCTTTGATGATTCTATCATCTTGCAAGGCAAACAAGTTATCAATTGCCTCGTCTGGGGCCATTGAGCAAATCGTTGATATTCTCAGTGGAGACTATGCTAATGGTACCGGCATGAACACGAACAAGGACACGATCACTATCAGCATGCAAGCCAGACTTGATGCCATAGCTACACTCCACAACCTCTCAACTTGTCATCATATTATGCCATCTTTGGCCTCTTCTGGTGTTGTTTTCTCCTTGCTGCAAATAATCCGCTTCTGCGAAAAACCATCCCAACTGGTTGAGAAGGCTATTGCATTACTTGATGACATCGTTTCTTCATCCCAGATTCCGCTCAAGGAAACAGCCAGTAGTTGTGGTGCAATTGGGGCATTAGTTGAGACCCTTGAAGAGGGATCAATGGAAAGCAAAGAGCATGCAGTGAGAATCCTTCTGTTCATATGCCAGAGCTGCAGAGAAAGCTACAGAGGATTGATTTTGAGGGAAGGGGTAATGCCGGGGTTGCTGCAGTTGACAGTGGACGGAACATGGAGGGCAAAAACTATGGCAGAAGAATTGCTGTTGCTTTTGAGGGACTGCTCAAGTTATGGTCCGAGAAATCAGCAGTCGAGGAATGAGGTTATAGCGCAGATTATGCAAGAAATTGATGCAGAAGGAGAGGTAGTTGCCGGGAGTACTGCACTGAGGCTGCTAGCTAAGCTTAAGCAGCAGCAACCAATGTAA
- the LOC101303356 gene encoding disease resistance protein RGA2-like translates to MEFATSIAENVLERLASYASQEVSLAWGAQLELTKLTKTLSTINLVLQDAEKKQVKNLLITHWLGKLKDVCYDVDDVLDELEFRKLRKKVLANNHGRVKGQVRHFFSRWNPTVFNFKMGHKVKEIRERLVEIDNEKRQFALVEVPKIAEDHSVPQGMQYNQRETDSLVEASEVIGRDDDKELIFSHLLHDTDISNEENVSVISILGMGGLGKTTLAKLVYNDSVVEENFEVKMWVCVSENFEVKSLILKIINAATDQKCEDESLDRMKRRLQDTLRGRKFLLVLDDVWDTESIGVTPEKWLGLKSLLCVGANGSRILVTTRNRSVALLVNPLYMHSLKGLPHKKCMFLFIKRAFKKGEEQRYPHLIGIGEDIVNKCGGVPLAVATLGSMLYLNREPDRWLSVRDDDMWSIGNDNILPALKLSYDALPQHLKPCFAFCSLFPKDFEYYSESLVDLWVAQGYLKTCKKNEDLGKMGMDYIRQFCSRSLFQVEGDFKTIMIFKMHDLVHDIAISVAQTEYSTVNFRPSSAFEMVRHVSISDKDLLGQEAQVPDFIFKSTKLRSFLIPSRAGKMMNQRFVKTCISRFKYMRVLDLSGWPLEKLPSSIGSLFHLRFLDLRSNDKIKRLPNSICNLLNLESLNIGMCTALEEIPKDIGNLINLRSLVITTQQKYLPKGISRLTSIQLLYFVGCDNLMTLGEEIRFLTNLRKLMITKCENLESLPPNMKLLTALHVLYIDECKKLDLMKTRESPQGLRLFAFFTSDLEVLPPWLEDSAKVLQSIVVKECHNLTELPELQKFTFLEQLVIERCSNLSALPQGLHRLTELRELKIQDCPKLSKSCKRQLKGEDWSKFAREAKIVLDSDVDTDEEEDKDEGAFDDHNAISSDNEISRVATELQLDIQTFEILFGTYEVRQGKMVSFQVEERWFRWDIYRVVRPKATLAI, encoded by the exons ATGGAGTTTGCCACTAGCATTGCTGAGAACGTCCTGGAAAGGCTAGCTTCCTATGCTTCCCAAGAGGTCTCTTTGGCATGGGGTGCCCAACTTGAGCTCACAAAGCTCACGAAGACTTTATCCACCATCAATCTAGTGCTTCAGGATGCAGAGAAGAAGCAAGTGAAGAATCTCCTAATCACTCATTGGTTGGGAAAGCTCAAAGATGTTTGTTACGACGTCGATGATGTCCTTGACGAACTGGAGTTCCGAAAGCTGCGGAAGAAAGTGCTGGCCAACAACCATGGGCGTGTCAAAGGACAGGTACGCCACTTTTTTTCGCGTTGGAATCCAACAGTGTTTAACTTCAAAATGGGACATAAGGTGAAAGAGATTAGAGAACGACTTGTTGAAATTGATAATGAAAAGAGACAATTTGCTCTGGTTGAGGTGCCTAAGATAGCTGAAGATCATAGTGTGCCCCAAGGGATGCAATACAATCAAAGAGAAACTGATTCCTTGGTAGAGGCTTCAGAAGTTATTGGGAGAGATGATGATAAAGAGCTAATTTTTAGTCATCTCTTACATGACACTGATATCTCTAATGAGGAGAATGTTTCTGTTATTTCAATCCTTGGGATGGGGGGGTTGGGTAAGACAACTCTGGCTAAATTGGTGTACAATGATAGCGTGGTAGAGGAGAATTTTGAGGTGAAAATGTGGGTATGTGTCTCAGAAAACTTTGAAGTCAAATCATTAATTCTCAAGATTATCAATGCTGCAACTGATCAAAAATGTGAGGATGAAAGTTTGGACCGTATGAAAAGAAGGTTGCAAGATACTTTGAGAGGTAGAAAGTTTTTGTTAGTGTTAGATGATGTTTGGGATACGGAGTCTATTGGAGTAACACCAGAAAAATGGTTGGGTTTAAAAAGTCTGTTATGTGTGGGAGCTAATGGAAGTAGAATCCTCGTAACAACACGAAATAGATCAGTTGCTTTACTTGTGAATCCCTTGTACATGCATTCTTTGAAAGGTCTTCCTCACAAAAAGTGCATGTTCTTGTTCATCAAAAGGGCATTCAAGAAAGGAGAGGAGCAACGCTATCCACACTTGATAGGAATTGGAGAGGATATTGTGAACAAGTGTGGAGGAGTTCCTTTAGCTGTAGCAACTCTAGGGAGCATGCTCTATTTGAACAGAGAGCCAGACCGATGGTTGAGTGTGAGAGATGATGACATGTGGAGTATAGGAAATGACAATATTCTACCTGCACTCAAATTGAGCTATGATGCATTGCCACAACACTTGAAACCATGTTTTGCATTTTGTTCACTTTTCCCAAAGGATTTTGAATACTATAGTGAGTCACTGGTTGACCTGTGGGTAGCACAAGGCTACCTCAAAACATGTAAAAAAAATGAAGATCTTGGTAAAATGGGTATGGACTATATAAGACAGTTCTGCTCTAGATCATTGTTTCAAGTTGAAGGCGATTTCAAAACCATTATGATATTTAAAATGCATGATCTAGTTCATGATATAGCAATTTCGGTGGCACAAACAGAGTACTCCACAGTCAATTTTCGTCCCTCTAGTGCTTTTGAAATGGTTCGACATGTGTCAATATCCGACAAAGACTTGCTTGGACAAGAAGCACAAGTGCCTGATTTCATATTCAAGTCAACCAAATTGCGTTCCTTTCTAATTCCATCTAGAGCTGGCAAGATGATGAATCAACGTTTTGTAAAGACATGCATCTCGAGATTCAAATATATGCGGGTGCTAGATCTCAGTGGGTGGCCCCTTGAGAAGCTACCAAGTTCCATTGGTAGTTTGTTTCATCTGAGATTTCTCGATTTGCGTTCCAATGATAAGATAAAAAGGCTTCCGAACTCCATCTGTAATTTACTGAATTTGGAGTCCTTGAACATTGGTATGTGTACCGCACTTGAGGAGATACCCAAAGACATAGGGAACCTGATCAACCTCCGAAGCTTGGTGATAACTACACAGCAGAAGTATTTGCCAAAAGGAATTAGTCGCCTCACTTCAATCCAACTTTTATATTTTGTTGGATGTGACAATCTGATGACTTTGGGGGAAGAGATCCGATTCCTCACTAACCTTCGTAAATTGATGATTACCAAATGTGAAAATTTGGAATCCTTGCCACCAAATATGAAACTCTTGACCGCTCTGCATGTGCTTTATATAGATGAGTGTAAAAAGCTTGATTTGATGAAAACCAGAGAAAGCCCTCAAGGTCTTAGATTATTTGCGTTCTTCACTTCAGATTTGGAGGTTTTGCCTCCCTGGCTTGAAGATTCTGCAAAAGTTTTGCAAAGCATAGTAGTCAAGGAGTGTCATAATCTGACTGAACTTCCGGAATTGCAAAAATTTACATTCCTCGAGCAACTAGTGATTGAACGTTGTTCCAATTTGTCAGCTTTACCGCAAGGGTTACATCGCCTCACTGAGTTGAGAGAATTGAAAATTCAAGATTGTCCCAAACTGAGCAAGAGCTGCAAAAGGCAATTAAAAGGTGAGGATTGGTCAAAGTTCGCACGTGAGGCTAAGATTGTACTCGACTCTGATGTGGATACAGACGAAGAGGAAGACAAAGATGAAGGTGCTTTCGATGATCACAATGCTATCTCAAGTGATAATGAG ATCTCCAGAGTTGCAACAGAACTGCAGCTAG ATATACAGACATTTGAGATACTCTTTGGCACATATGAAGTTCGACAAGGGAAAATGGTTAGCTTCCAGGTTGAGGAAAGGTGGTTCCGTTGGGATATCTACCGTGTAGTGAGGCCAAAGGCCACACTGGCTATTTGA
- the LOC101306255 gene encoding putative disease resistance protein At3g14460-like, producing MGMDYIRQFCSRSLFQVESDLKTKMKFKLHDLVHDIAISVAQTEYSTVNFRPSSAFEMVRHVSISEKDLLGEEAQVPDFIYKSTKLRTFLIPSGDGKMMNQRFVKTCISGFKYMRVLDLSGSPLEKLPSSIGRLFHLRSLDLYSNDKIKRLPHSICNLLNLDTLNLAQCTALEEIPKDIGNLINLRNLWITTQQKYLPKGISRLTSLQLLSFDGCVNLMSLGEEIQFLTNLRTLAISCCENLESLPPNMKLLTTLHMLYISECKKIDLMKTREGPQDLRSFVICTLDLEALPPWLEDSAKVLQSIAVAECDNLTKLPELQKFTFLEQLVFGSCPNLLALPQGLHRLIELRELEISDCPKLSKSCKRQLKGEEWSKFAREAKITLDSDVDTDEEEDKDEGAFDDHKAISSDN from the coding sequence ATGGGCATGGACTATATAAGACAGTTTTGCTCTAGATCATTGTTTCAAGTTGAAAGCGATCTCAAAACCAAAATGAAGTTTAAATTGCATGATCTAGTTCATGATATAGCAATTTCGGTGGCACAAACAGAGTACTCCACAGTCAATTTTCGTCCCTCTAGTGCTTTTGAAATGGTTCGACATGTGTCAATATCGGAAAAGGACTTGCTTGGAGAAGAAGCACAAGTGCCTGATTTCATATACAAGTCAACCAAGTTACGAACCTTTCTAATTCCATCTGGAGATGGCAAGATGATGAATCAACGTTTTGTGAAGACATGCATCTCGGGATTCAAATATATGCGGGTGCTAGATCTCAGTGGGTCGCCCCTTGAGAAGCTACCAAGTTCCATTGGTAGATTGTTTCATTTGAGATCTCTTGACTTGTATTCCAATGATAAGATAAAAAGACTTCCGCATTCTATCTGTAATTTACTGAATTTGGATACCTTGAACCTTGCTCAGTGTACCGCACTTGAGGAGATACCCAAAGACATAGGGAACCTGATCAACCTCCGAAACTTGTGGATAACTACACAGCAGAAGTATTTGCCAAAAGGAATTAGTCGCCTCACTTCACTCCAACTTTTAAGTTTTGATGGATGTGTCAATCTGATGAGTTTGGGGGAAGAGATCCAATTCCTCACTAACCTTCGTACATTGGCGATTTCGTGCTGTGAAAATTTAGAATCCTTGCCACCAAATATGAAACTCTTGACCACTCTACATATGCTATATATAAGTGAGTGTAAAAAGATTGATTTGATGAAAACCAGAGAAGGCCCTCAAGATCTTAGATCATTTGTGATCTGCACTTTAGATTTGGAGGCTTTGCCTCCCTGGCTTGAAGATTCTGCAAAAGTTTTACAGAGCATAGCAGTCGCGGAGTGTGATAATCTGACTAAACTTCCGGAATTGCAAAAATTTACATTCCTCGAGCAACTAGTATTTGGAAGTTGTCCCAATTTGTTAGCTTTACCGCAAGGGTTACATCGCCTCATTGAGTTGAGAGAACTGGAAATTAGTGATTGTCCCAAACTGAGCAAGAGCTGCAAAAGGCAATTAAAAGGTGAGGAGTGGTCTAAGTTCGCACGTGAGGCAAAGATTACACTCGACTCTGATGTGGATACGGACGAAGAGGAAGACAAAGATGAAGGTGCTTTCGACGATCACAAAGCTATCTCAAGTGATAATTAG
- the LOC101305285 gene encoding altered inheritance of mitochondria protein 32-like, which translates to MRVAHPHQFRFLTIVTNRFLSSLSKPRRPSLLPQTLAMASDDLSSLPPADDEKYGFQRPEMFTIKLAGTVDAYDRHVFLCYKSPEAWPARVEGSESDPLPKFLSSAFKARKNDISVKTKLTVCEGREGTDFADGDVLIFPDMIKYRGLKESDVDSFVDDVIVNGKAWASGAQEVLTGSHVFVCAHGSRDRRCGVCGPVLIDKFIEEAELRGMKDKVFVSPCSHIGGHKYAGNLIIYSPGADGMITGHWYGYVAPDDVPELLDEHIGKGQIIERLWRGQMGVSTEEIEKANEHKVPNGESEKLKDQKLPNGEDSKKSEEKPQENFAGCCQGANGVSCCRDGSLEQTSGIEEKKQKETTEATSGKKDGLACKLTSCIGKWEQSDILAAVAVVGAVATVGVAVYSFHRRSG; encoded by the exons ATGCGCGTTGCTCACCCACACCAATTCCGTTTCCTCACAATCGTAACCAACCGCTTCCTCTCTTCTCTCTCTAAACCTCGCCGACCTTCTCTGCTACCTCAAACCCTAGCAATGGCCTCCGACGACCTCTCCTCCTTGCCTCCCGCCGACGACGAGAAGTACGGCTTCCAGAGGCCGGAGATGTTCACCATCAAGCTCGCCGGCACCGTCGACGCCTACGATCGCCACGTCTTCCTCTGCTACAAGAGCCCCGAGGCCTGGCCGGCTCGCGTCGAAGGCTCCGAGTCCGATCCGCTCCCCAAGTTCCTCTCGTCGGCATTCAAGGCCAGGAAGAACGATATCTCCGTCAAG ACGAAGCTGACTGTGTGTGAAGGACGCGAAGGAACTGACTTCGCTGACGGTGACGTGTTGATTTTCCCGGATATGATCAAATACAG GGGCTTGAAAGAGTCAGATGTTGATAGTTTTGTGGATGATGTTATCGTGAATGGTAAAGCATGGGCATCTGGAGCTCAGGAGGTCTTGACTGGTTCTCATGTATTTGTGTGCGCCCATGGTAGTCGAGATCGTAGATGTGGTGTTTGTGGACCTGTTCTCATTGATAAATTCATAGAGGAAGCTGAATTGCGAGGAATGAAGGATAAGGTGTTTGTTAGTCCATGTTCTCACATTGGGGGCCACAAGTATGCTGGGAACTTGATTATCTACAGCCCTGGTGCAGATGGAATGATCACTGGTCACTG GTATGGCTATGTCGCTCCTGATGATGTACCAGAATTGCTTGATGAGCATATTGGGAAAGGGCAGATTATAGAACGACTGTGGAG AGGCCAAATGGGAGTATCTACTGAGGAAATTGAAAAGGCGAATGAACACAAGGTTCCAAATGGAGAAAGTGAAAAACTTAAGGATCAGAAGCTTCCAAATGGAGAGGATTCTAAGAAAAGCGAGGAAAAGCCGCAAGAGAACTTTGCTGGTTGTTGCCAGGGTGCTAATGGAGTCTCATGCTGCAGAGATGGAAGTTTGGAGCAGACCAGTGGAATCGAGGAAAAGAAGCAGAAAGAAACCACTGAGGCTACTAGTGGCAAAAAGGATGGATTGGCATGCAAACTGACAAGCTGCATTGGAAAATGGGAGCAAAGTGATATTCTTGCTGCTGTTGCGGTGGTGGGAGCTGTGGCAACTGTGGGTGTTGCAGTCTATAGCTTTCACAGAAGGTCAGGGTGA